The DNA region CCCTGGCCGTGGTCCAGGTGAGCGCGGCGTCGGCCGCCGTGCCGCGACGCCCGCAGAACGCGCAGCTCACAGGGCTCTCCTCCGACGGAGCATCCTCGGCCATGCGGCCAGCGTAGTTCGCGCCGGGCCGCAGGTGGCGCGGTCGGACACGACGAAGGGGCCGGAGGCGGCGGTCGCCGCCTCCGGCCCCTTCTCTCACCCGCGATCAGGTGCAGCCGGGAGGTGTCCCGACGGGTACTGAGGTCGTTGCTCCTCAGAGTGCGCGAGCGAGTGCGAGGCGTGCACGCTGCGCTGCCAGCTCAGCCTTGCGGCTGACCCGACGACCGCGACCCATCTGGGCCGCGCGCTGCTGCGCCTCTCCCAGGCGCACGGCCATCTGCGCCCGGACCAGTTCCTCGTTCATGAGGCTCATGGTGATTCTCCGCTTCTGTGAAAGTTGCTGTGTGGTGGTGTGGTCGGACGAGCGCCGGTGCCGGTCACGCGGCGCTGGCGTCCTTGCGCGGGCGGCCGCGTGGCCGCTTGCGGGCGATCACCGCTCCGGATAGGAACAGCTCACCGCCCCAGACGCCCCAGGGCTCGCGCCGCTCGAGAGCTCCGGCGAGACACATGGCCTGCATCGGGCAGTCGCCGCAGAGTGCTTTCGCCGCCTCCAGGTCGGAGGGCGATTCTGCGAACCACAGCTCCGCGTCGTTGAGACGGCAGGGCAGGCGCTCGTCCAGTGTCGGCTCGAGAACACTGATGGTCATCTGTTGTCACCTCCTCTTCGTTGACCTGATCGCGTTGGTCGTTTCATCGGTGGGGATCGAGGGTTCGCGGTCCTGCGAGAAACAGAAAGGCCGCGGATCCCGGGTTACGGGGTCCGCGGCCTGGAGGAGAGCCGACTGAGTGGGATGACTCAGATGGGCGGACTCCAGGCGGCGAGACCCGGGCGGGTGCCGGCGAGGACACAGAAGTGTCCGATCGGTGCGATGGCGCGCTCACGCACGAACTCCATCGCGCCGGCCACCACTGCGGTGGCGGGCTTGCCCGCGAACGGGACGGCGTCACGCACGGCGACGCCCGGGACATCGAGGGTCCACGGGGTGGTCGGAGCGGTGGCGCAGCCGGAGGACGGCATCAGCACATACCCGGTGTTGGTCGGGTTCGCGTTGATCGCGTTCATCGTGATGTTCTCCATGGGTGCCACCTCCTCGTGCGGAATCGTGCGCCGGTCGTGCCAGGACCGTGGTTGCGCGGGTCAACTGATGCAGAAACCGTAGTGCGCCTGTTTCACGGCGTGCAAATCATTTATCGGACATTTCTGGAAGATTTCCTGCCACCACCGCGAGAACGGCCTCTCCGTACTGCTCCAGCTTGGCCGGACCGACTCCGCTGATCCGCCCCAGAGCATCCAGGTCGGCAGGCTCGAACTCGGCGATCAGCTCGAGCGTGGCGTCGGTGAAGACCACGTACGCAGGTTTCCCCTGCTCGCTCGACTCGGCCCGCCGCCACGTCTTCAGGCGATCCAGCAGTGCCTCGTCGTAGGGAACCGGGTGGTGCGCGCAGCGACCGCGCTTCTTCTCCCCCGGGGTGCCCAGCGGCTGATGGCACTCCCGGCAGCGGGCCACCCGTCCGCGGGAGCGCGCGGCCTGGGGTTGCTGGGAGGCGGGCAGCAGCGGCAGCAGGAAGCGGGACGGGCGGCGGCGCGCGGCCTGTCCCGGGTTGCGTGCGGCGGCCCAGGAGACGCTGAGGTGCTCGCGGGCGCGGGTCATGCCGACGTAGAGCAGGCGACGCTCCTCCTCGATCGCCTCGGGCCTGCCGGCCTCGCCGGCCTGCTCGGCATAGCTGATCGGCACCGTGCCGTCCTGGGCGCCGCAGCAGAAGACGGCATCCCACTCCAGGCCCTTGGCGGCGTGGAAGGTGGCCAGGGTGACGCCGTCCGCCGACGGCGCGTGCTGCTCGGCGGCGCGCCGGTCCAGGTCGTCCACGAAACCGTTCAGCGAGGCGCCGCCGCTGTGCTCGGCGGCGAACGCCGCCGCCTGGTCGACCAGCGCCTGGAACGACTCCCACCGGTCCCGCTGCTGACCGCGCGCCGCTGGTGGCTCGACACTCCAGCCCATGCCGCCCAGCACATCGCGGACCGCGTCGACCCAGGCGCCGTCGGCGTCGTCGTTGTCGGCGTGCCCGAGCGCGCCGCTCCACGGAGACGGGTGACCGCCTCCCGCACCTCGGGCCGGTCGAAGAAGCGGGCCGCCCCGCGTACGACGTAAGGGATCCCCCGGTCGGCCAGGGCGTCCTCGAAGGTCTCGGACTGCGCGTTGATCCGGAACAGCACCGCCATCTCGCCGTAGCCGGTGCCGGCCCGGTGCAGCCGGGTGATCTGGTCCGCGACGGCGGCCGCCTCGGCCACCTCGTCGGGGTGGCCGGCGTAGCGGACGCTGGCCCCCGCCGGTCGCTGGGCGCGCAGCTCGACACCGGCGCTGGAGGTGCCGGCCAGGAGCCCGTTGGCCGCGGCGACGACCTGGGGGGTCGAGCGGTAGTTGCGGACCAGCTCGACCGAGGTCGCGCCGGGGTAGTGCCGCGAGAAGTCCTTCAGGTAGCCGGCGTCCGCGCCGGCGAAGGAGTAGATGGTCTGCGCCGGGTCCCCGACCACACAGAGCTCGTCACGGCCGCCGAGCCAGAGCCGCAGCAGGGCGAACTGGAGCGGCGAGACGTCCTGGAACTCGTCGACGACGAACCACTTGTACTGGCGGCGCACCTGCGCGGCCACCCGCTCGTCCTCGCCGAGCAGCCCGGCGGTGAAGAGCAGGACGTCCTCCATGTCCATCCTGCCCTGGGACCGCTTGACGTCCTCGTAGGCGGCGAACAGCTTGGCGACGGTGTCGGGTGTCTGGTCGGCGACGGACCGGCCTGCCTTCCCGGCGCGTGCCGGGTAGTCGTCGTGACCGACGTTGCTCACCTTCGCCCACTCGATCTCGGAGGCGACGTCGCGCAGCAGTGCCTGGTCGGCCTGGATCCGCAGGCTGCGGCAGGCGGCCGCCAGCAACCCGAGCTTGGACTCGGTCAGCGTGGGGAGCTCGGTGCCGTGCACCTGCGGCCAGAAGAACCTCAGCTGGCGCAGCGCCGCGCTGTGGAAGGTCCGCGCTTGGACCCCGGAGGCGCCCAACTGCCGCAGCCGTTGCCGCAGCTCGCCCGCGGCCCGGGTGGTGAAGGTGAGCGCCAGGACCTCGGTCGGCGCGTAGACGCCCGTGGCCACCCCGTGCGCGATCCGGTGGGTGATCGCCCGCGTCTTGCCGGTGCCGGCACCGGCGAGCACCCGGACCGGTCCGCGCAGGGCCTCCGCGACCGCTCGCTGCTCGGGATCGAGGGCGTCCAGGATCGAGGTCGGAGTGGAGGAGGTCGAGCCGAGCAGAGCATCGGACATGGTGGTGGGAACATCTCCTCGGCGGGTGCGGTTGAACGGGTCGGAGGGAGTCCTGACCGTTGACGTCAACGGTAGGCGAGGCCCCCGACACGGAACGGACCGGACCGGACCGTCCCCGCACGACGTCCCGAGGAGGAACGGAGCACGATGAGCTTCACGATGTACACGACCCCCTGGTGCGGCTACTGCCACCGGCTGAAGTCGCAGCTGGACCGGGAGGGCATCGGATTCGAGATCGTCGACATCGAGGCGCACCCGGAGGCTGCCGCCGTCGTCGAGCAGGCCAACGGCGGCAACCAGACCGTGCCCACGCTCGTCTACTCCGACGGCACCGCGCAGACCAACCCCTCGGTGGCGCAGATCAAGGAGAAGCTCGCGGCCCTCGCCGGCTGACGAGCCGACCCGGCGCCGCCCTCAGCCGGGTGAGGTCTCAGTCGAACGAGCAGCGGCCGTAGGCGCCGGGCACGCCGAGCGCCTCCACCAGCGTGTCCAGGCAGACCACGCCGAGCTCCTCGCCGACCAGCCGGTCACCGTCGAGGTCCCAGCGCACCGCCTGCTGGTAGAGGTCCTGACCGGACTCGGACCGGAGCGCGAAGAAGCCGCCGGAGATGCCGAGGAAGGTCTCGGTGGAGGGACCGCCACCGGCAGGGCCGCCGCCCGCCATGGTCAGCCCGTCGACGGCGGGCTCCTCGATCCGGGTCAGCGCGCTGCCGTCGTACCGGTAGAACGTGTGGTCGACCGAGTCGCCGATGGCCTGGACCACGACGAACGCGATCCCGTCCCCGGTGGGGAACACACCGTTGACCACCCGCGGTCCGGCACCGGCGGGGATGGCGGTGCGGGCGCTGCCGACGACCAGCTCGACCTGGCCGTCGAGGACCTCGCCGGAGGTGCTGCCCTCGAGGCGGGCGGTGACGCCACGCCACCCGGCCACCCCGGAGATCACCTCGCCCTCGCCGGGTCCGATCGACTCGTACGGCGCCGGCTGCAGCTCCGGGAGGTCGCCGGCCTCCCCGACGAAGGTGGCGTCCGACCCGCAGCGCTCGGGAAGGTCACCGGACGCCGAGGGGCAGTACATCGCGTCGGCGGCCGGCGCGAGCGTCGGGCCGCGACCGGTCCAGCGATAGGCGGTGATGTACTCCTCCCCCGCCACGGTGTGCGAGGTGCCGGTCAGCAGCCGGCCACCGGCATCGATCCACTGCAGCTCGTGCAGGCCGCTACCCAGGCGGACCTCGTCGACGGAGCCGTCCCCGACGATCCGGTAGACCGCGTGGTCGACCACCACCCGCAGGCCGTCGGCGCCGACGTCGGCGAGGCCGATGAGCTGCGATCCGGCGGGGACGCGCCGGGTGGCGGACCCGCCCGTGGACAGCTCGACCACGAGCCGGCGACCGGAGAGACGGACCTCGTCGTCGACGCCGTCGCCGTCGACGTCGCCGGTCGCCGTGCCGGGGGCGCCGCCGACCGGATCGGTGCTGGTCGGAACGGTGCTGGTCGGAACGGTGCTGGTCGGCCCCGGTGCGGGCTGCACGTCGTCGTCGCCGGTCCCGGCGACCACCAACGAGACCGCGACCACGATCGCAGCGGCGGCGGCCGCTGCGAGGACCGGTCGACGCCAACGGGAGTGCCGGCTCGTCTCGGGCAGCGGGGGCGTCAGCGCGTGGTCGTCGTAGAGGTCGGCGCGGGCCTGCAGCGCGCGACGCAGGCGCTCCTCGGTCGGGTTCATCGTGCTGCCTCCTGTGCCGTCAGCACCCTCTGCAGTGCATCGATGGCGCGGCTGGCCGTGGACTTCACCGCACCGCGGGAGATCCCGGTCGCCTCCGCGATCTCGGCCTCGCTGAGGTCCCCCAGTACCGCAGCACGAGCACCTCACGCTGGCGTTGGCCCAGCTGGTCGAGGGCGCGCAGCACCTCCCGGTGCTCCTCGGCGAGCACCACCCGCTCCACGGGGTCCGCCGGGCCGTACTCCCGCGGCGGGCGGTAGCCGCGGGAGGTACGTCGCCGGCGCAGCGCCGAGCGCGCGTTGTTGACCACGCTGGTGCGCAGGTAGCCGACGGCGGCAGCGGGATCGCGAAGGCGCCGGTGACCGCGCACCAGGGCGGCGAACGCGTCTTGGACCACGTCCTCGGCGCTGGCCTCGTCGTCGACCAGCAGGATCGCCAACCGGGTCAACGACACCCGGTGGGCGGCGTACAGGCCGGCGACGTCGACACCGTCCGGTCCGCTGCGCTCCGTCATGCTCGTCTCCCGTCGTGGGCGGCTCTTCACCTGTCCAGACGTCTCAGGAGGGTCGAGGTTGCGTCGGTTCCCGATCTTTTCGCGCGCGGGACGGAGCCTCACCGTCCGCCGGGGCGGCGCGTCACCAGCTGCCGGGCAGGGCCTCGCCGTACCAGTGCTCGACCAACGAGCGGCTGATCGAGACGCCGCCGGGGAGCACCAGCTCACCCGATCGCGCCTGCTCCGCCATCTCGGCGCGGCTGAACCACCGGGCATCCTCCACGTCATCGTCCTCGAGGACGATCTCCGCACGCACCGCCCGCCCGGTGAACCCCAGCATCAGGCTGGCCGGCAGCGGCCACGGCTGGTTGCCGAAGTAGTCGACCTGTCCGACCACGACGCCGGTCTCCTCCTGCACCTCTCGGCGCACCGTGTCCTCGAGGGTCTCCCCCGGCTCGCAGAACCCGGCGAGCGTGGAGAAGCGCCCAGCCGGCCACATCGGGTGCCGGCCGAGCAGGCAACGTTCCTCGGGGGTGCCGGACGGGCCGTCGGTGATCAGCATGATCACGGCCGGGTCGGTGCGCGGGAACTGGGTCTTGCCACACTCGGTGCAGCGCAGCTCGTGACCGGCCGCCCTCGACTCCAAGGAGCCCCCGCAGCGCGGGCAGTGGCGGGTGGCCCACTGCCACTCGGCGATCCCCATCGCGTGGAAGAGCAACGGAGCGATCCCCTCCTCCGCGGCGTCCAGGAACGACAGGAGGCCGCGCAGCGGCACCCAGGCGCCGGGCTCCTCGGCGGCGACCTCACCGGGGACGATCACGGCCCAGTACGGCTCGCCGGCACGCTCCCGAGCAGCACGCGGGTGCCGTCGGGCGCCGTCGCCGCCGGCATCCACTCCGGTCCGGTCGCCCCCGGACGCACCCGCGTCCCGGCGATCACCAGCACCCGGCTCGCCGGGTGCTGCCACTGCTCGTCCAACCAGGTGTCGTCGGTGCGGCGCAGACCATGACGTTCGTGCGGGGAGCGGCTGAGATCCAGGTGCGGGAAGGTCACCCGTCGAGGGTAGGGGCGGTCAGGATCCGGGTGAGCGCCGCCCGGTCGGGGAGGTCCTCGGGCTCGACCAGCCGACCGGTGCGGACGTAGTAGAAGGCGGCCCGCACCCGGGCCGGGTCGATCTCGTTGAGCTCGGCCCAGGCGGCTCGGTAGATGGCCAGCTGCAGCGGGTCGGCGTTGGCGCGGGCGTTGGTCTTCCAGTCGACCAGCAGGTAGCCCTCCCCGTCGGTGTAGACCGCATCGATCCGTCCCCGCACCACCTGGCCGTCCAGGACGAGTGCGAACGGGGCCTCCACGGCGTGGGGCACCCGTGCGCCGAACTCGCCGGCCTCGAACTTCGCGACCAGCTCCTTGAACTCCGACTGGTCGTCGATCTCGTCCAGTCCGGCATCGGCGCGGCCGGCCAGCTCGTCCGGTTCGAAGAGCCCCTGCTGGCCGAACCGGTCCTCCACCCAGGCGTGGAAGCGGGTGCCGAAGCGGGCGGCGGGCGACGGAGGACGCGGCATCGGCCGAGCCAGGTCCCGCGCGAAACCCTCGGGATCGTCGCGCAGCCGGGACAGCGTCGTCGCGGCCAACGACGACGGCAGCGGTACGACGACCTCGGCGGCCCTCTCCCGGCGCGCCTCGGCGAGCAGCCGGGCGATCTCCTCGTCCCAGTCGGCCACCAGGGCCGCCTCGACCATGTCCAGCTCGGGGTCGGGCGCCTCCGGGTCGGCGGCACGGACCAGGTCGGCCGCCGCGGTCCGCAGGGCCGCCTCCTCACCGTGGCCGGTGGGCGGCCAGGGCCGGGACGGGTCCTCGGCGGCGTAGGGGTTGGGCTCCCCCTTCGCCGGGCGGGGCAGCCAGTGCTCCGGCGGCGTGCCCCAGCTCTCCAACAGCTCCTTGACCGCCTCCTGGTAGCGGGACGGACCGTACGGGGTGACCCGGGGGCCCCACTGGTAGGAGGTCACCACCAGCCGCTCGGCGGCCCGGGTGAAGGCGACGTATCCCAGACGCAGCTCCTCGGCCGCCTCGTGGTCGTTGGCGGCCTTGCGGTAGGCGTCGAGCGCGGCCTTGTCGTGGCCGGCCAACTGGGGCAGGTCGGCGGCGTCCCCGCGCAGCGGCGCGGGGAGCACCGAGGGCGAAGAGGTCCACAGCGTGCGGCCCTGGCTCGAGGGGAACCGGCTCTCGCACACCCCGACGCAGAACACGGTGTCCCACTCCAGCCCCTTGGAGCGGTGCACGGTCAGCAGCTTGACCGAGTCGGCCTCGCTCGGGGTGGCCAGGTCGAGCCCGTTTCCCTGGTCGTCCTCGGCGGTCAGATAGGCGATCAGCGCCGGGAGGGTCACGTCGCCGTCCACGGCCTGGAACTCCGCGACCGCCTTGACGAAGAGGTCGAGGTTGTCGCGCCGGGCGGCAGCGGCCGCGTGCACCGCCGCGGCGAGCTCGACGTCCACCCCGGTGGTGTCGATGATCCGCCGGACCAGGTCGAGCAACGGCTCCCCCACCGCCGAGCGCAGGGTCCGCAGCTCGGCGTGCAGCAGCGCGAACCGCTCCCGGGCCTCGGGTGAGTACTCCTCTTCCCCGGGGTCGGCCAGCGCGTCGTCCAGGCACGGGATCTCCGCGGGGTCGATGCCGTTCGCGATCGCCACCAGCTGCTCGTCCACCGTGCCCGGGTCCGCACCCCGGCGCCTGCCGCCGGCGAGCTCGCCGGCCCGCGACCCGAGCAGTCGCAGGTCGCGCAGACCGATCGCCCACCGAGGACCGGCGAGCAGCGTGAGCAGCGCGGCGTTGTCCATCACGTTGTGCAGCAGGCGCAGCACCGCCACCACCTCGGCCACCTCGGGCAGCCGCAGGAGGCCCGAGAGACCGACGATCTCCACCGGGATGTCGGCCGAGGTCAGCGCGTCGTAGGCCTGCTCTGCCGTGGCGTTGTCCCGGGTGAGCACTCCGATCCGCGCCCAGTCGCCCGGGCGGCCACCCCACGCCCCGCGGACCGCATCGGGCAGCCACTCCATCTCCTCGCGCTGGGTGCCGAAGACGCGCGCCTCCACCCGGCCGCTCCCGGCGCCGTCCGGCGCCCGGAGCCGCGCCACTCCGACCTCCCTGGCCTCCAGCGCCTCGTAGAGCGGGGTCGCCAGGTGGTTGGCGACGTCGAGGATGTGGCGCTGCGAGCGGCGGTTGATCGTCAGGGCGTACGACGGCACCGATCCGTCCACGGCGGGGAACGTGTCGGCGAAGCCGAGGATGTTGGCCACCGACGCGCCCCGCCAGCCGTAGATCGCCTGGTTGGGGTCGCCGACTGCGGTGACCGCGTGGCCCCGGCCGCGCTCGGCGTCCGGGCCGGAGAACAGCCGGGACAGCATGATCGCCTGCGCGACGGAGGTGTCCTGGTATTCGTCGAGCAGCACCACCTTGAACCGCGCGCGCTCGGCGGCGCCCACCTCGGGGCGCTCGCGGGCGAGGCGGGCGCCGAGCTCGATCTGGTCGGAGAAGTCCATCAGCCCGAGATCGGCCTTGAGTCTGCGGTAGCCGTCGACCAGCTGGACCAGCTCGGCGCGGCGGTCGATCGCCGACATCGCCTTCTCGATCGCCTGCAGGTAGGTCTTGCGTGCCTTGCCGGCAGCCTCCTCCTGGTGGGCGCGCTCGAACCCCCGCCGCGCCTGCGCATCGTGCTCCAGCAGGCGTGGGCTGTCCACGAGGTGCTCGCTCAGCGCCGAGTCCAGCGCGAGCAGGTTCTGGATCGCCGTCTCGGGATGGTCGGTGAGGTGCTCGATGCGTCCGGTGAACCG from Nocardioides sambongensis includes:
- a CDS encoding WhiB family transcriptional regulator — protein: MTISVLEPTLDERLPCRLNDAELWFAESPSDLEAAKALCGDCPMQAMCLAGALERREPWGVWGGELFLSGAVIARKRPRGRPRKDASAA
- a CDS encoding HRDC domain-containing protein; its protein translation is MVDQAAAFAAEHSGGASLNGFVDDLDRRAAEQHAPSADGVTLATFHAAKGLEWDAVFCCGAQDGTVPISYAEQAGEAGRPEAIEEERRLLYVGMTRAREHLSVSWAAARNPGQAARRRPSRFLLPLLPASQQPQAARSRGRVARCRECHQPLGTPGEKKRGRCAHHPVPYDEALLDRLKTWRRAESSEQGKPAYVVFTDATLELIAEFEPADLDALGRISGVGPAKLEQYGEAVLAVVAGNLPEMSDK
- a CDS encoding ATP-dependent helicase yields the protein MSDALLGSTSSTPTSILDALDPEQRAVAEALRGPVRVLAGAGTGKTRAITHRIAHGVATGVYAPTEVLALTFTTRAAGELRQRLRQLGASGVQARTFHSAALRQLRFFWPQVHGTELPTLTESKLGLLAAACRSLRIQADQALLRDVASEIEWAKVSNVGHDDYPARAGKAGRSVADQTPDTVAKLFAAYEDVKRSQGRMDMEDVLLFTAGLLGEDERVAAQVRRQYKWFVVDEFQDVSPLQFALLRLWLGGRDELCVVGDPAQTIYSFAGADAGYLKDFSRHYPGATSVELVRNYRSTPQVVAAANGLLAGTSSAGVELRAQRPAGASVRYAGHPDEVAEAAAVADQITRLHRAGTGYGEMAVLFRINAQSETFEDALADRGIPYVVRGAARFFDRPEVREAVTRLRGAARSGTPTTTTPTAPGSTRSAMCWAAWAGVSSHQRRAVSSGTGGSRSRRWSTRRRRSPPSTAAAPR
- a CDS encoding mycoredoxin codes for the protein MSFTMYTTPWCGYCHRLKSQLDREGIGFEIVDIEAHPEAAAVVEQANGGNQTVPTLVYSDGTAQTNPSVAQIKEKLAALAG
- a CDS encoding sigma factor-like helix-turn-helix DNA-binding protein, with translation MGDLSEAEIAEATGISRGAVKSTASRAIDALQRVLTAQEAAR
- a CDS encoding RNA polymerase sigma factor; amino-acid sequence: MTERSGPDGVDVAGLYAAHRVSLTRLAILLVDDEASAEDVVQDAFAALVRGHRRLRDPAAAVGYLRTSVVNNARSALRRRRTSRGYRPPREYGPADPVERVVLAEEHREVLRALDQLGQRQREVLVLRYWGTSARPRSRRRPGSPAVR
- the nudC gene encoding NAD(+) diphosphatase; the encoded protein is MIVPGEVAAEEPGAWVPLRGLLSFLDAAEEGIAPLLFHAMGIAEWQWATRHCPRCGGSLESRAAGHELRCTECGKTQFPRTDPAVIMLITDGPSGTPEERCLLGRHPMWPAGRFSTLAGFCEPGETLEDTVRREVQEETGVVVGQVDYFGNQPWPLPASLMLGFTGRAVRAEIVLEDDDVEDARWFSRAEMAEQARSGELVLPGGVSISRSLVEHWYGEALPGSW
- a CDS encoding ATP-dependent DNA helicase, with translation MLSIETPEDLRREMGADFAPSEEQWRAITAPLSPAVVIAGAGSGKTTLMAARVVYLVLTGQAAPEEILGLTFTSKAAAELRNRIRSALQKAGAFDDPGPTDEDGERLEVLEPTVATYNAYAASLLADHGLRIGHEPDTRVITDAARYQLGARVVDRFTGRIEHLTDHPETAIQNLLALDSALSEHLVDSPRLLEHDAQARRGFERAHQEEAAGKARKTYLQAIEKAMSAIDRRAELVQLVDGYRRLKADLGLMDFSDQIELGARLARERPEVGAAERARFKVVLLDEYQDTSVAQAIMLSRLFSGPDAERGRGHAVTAVGDPNQAIYGWRGASVANILGFADTFPAVDGSVPSYALTINRRSQRHILDVANHLATPLYEALEAREVGVARLRAPDGAGSGRVEARVFGTQREEMEWLPDAVRGAWGGRPGDWARIGVLTRDNATAEQAYDALTSADIPVEIVGLSGLLRLPEVAEVVAVLRLLHNVMDNAALLTLLAGPRWAIGLRDLRLLGSRAGELAGGRRRGADPGTVDEQLVAIANGIDPAEIPCLDDALADPGEEEYSPEARERFALLHAELRTLRSAVGEPLLDLVRRIIDTTGVDVELAAAVHAAAAARRDNLDLFVKAVAEFQAVDGDVTLPALIAYLTAEDDQGNGLDLATPSEADSVKLLTVHRSKGLEWDTVFCVGVCESRFPSSQGRTLWTSSPSVLPAPLRGDAADLPQLAGHDKAALDAYRKAANDHEAAEELRLGYVAFTRAAERLVVTSYQWGPRVTPYGPSRYQEAVKELLESWGTPPEHWLPRPAKGEPNPYAAEDPSRPWPPTGHGEEAALRTAAADLVRAADPEAPDPELDMVEAALVADWDEEIARLLAEARRERAAEVVVPLPSSLAATTLSRLRDDPEGFARDLARPMPRPPSPAARFGTRFHAWVEDRFGQQGLFEPDELAGRADAGLDEIDDQSEFKELVAKFEAGEFGARVPHAVEAPFALVLDGQVVRGRIDAVYTDGEGYLLVDWKTNARANADPLQLAIYRAAWAELNEIDPARVRAAFYYVRTGRLVEPEDLPDRAALTRILTAPTLDG